The Chryseolinea soli genome contains a region encoding:
- a CDS encoding sugar kinase produces the protein MKKKIVTFGEIMLRLSAPGFARFTQAKSFDAMYAGSEANVAVSMRNFGFEAAHVTRFPSNDLGKAATQTLQRNGVDTRHILYGDERMGLYFLENGAMQRSSRIIYDRFDSAFAHIAPGSVDWDSIMKDAAWFHWTGITPAISEGAATVCREALVSARKHGVMISGDINYRRNLWQYGKTARDIMPELIQLTDRVVAGITDFENCIGVSGKTFEEVSHHAMKQYPNIQKVSCTYRESISSSHNNVSAVIWNGKTLSTSKTYALTHIVDRVGGGDAFMAGLIYGWLTGKTDEQTVEFAAAATALKHSIEGDVNLVSVEEVETLMKGENIGKLLR, from the coding sequence ATGAAGAAAAAGATAGTCACTTTTGGGGAGATCATGCTGCGGCTTTCTGCGCCGGGGTTCGCCCGGTTTACACAAGCGAAAAGTTTTGATGCGATGTATGCCGGTTCGGAGGCAAACGTGGCGGTATCGATGCGCAATTTTGGATTTGAAGCGGCGCACGTCACGCGCTTTCCCAGCAATGACCTGGGTAAAGCAGCCACCCAAACCCTGCAGCGCAACGGCGTGGATACCCGCCACATCCTTTACGGCGACGAGCGAATGGGTCTCTATTTTCTCGAGAACGGTGCCATGCAACGCTCGTCGCGTATCATTTATGATCGCTTCGACTCCGCCTTTGCCCACATTGCCCCGGGGAGTGTAGACTGGGACAGTATTATGAAAGACGCCGCCTGGTTTCACTGGACCGGCATCACACCCGCCATCTCGGAGGGTGCTGCCACCGTGTGTCGCGAGGCCCTGGTGTCCGCGCGCAAACACGGTGTGATGATCTCCGGCGACATCAACTACCGGCGCAACTTGTGGCAATACGGCAAGACCGCCCGCGATATAATGCCCGAACTCATTCAGCTCACCGATCGGGTAGTGGCCGGCATCACCGATTTTGAGAACTGCATCGGCGTGAGCGGCAAGACCTTTGAAGAAGTCAGCCACCACGCGATGAAGCAATACCCCAACATCCAAAAGGTGTCGTGCACCTACCGGGAGTCGATCAGCTCATCGCACAACAACGTCTCGGCAGTGATCTGGAATGGCAAGACCTTGAGCACCTCCAAAACCTATGCGCTCACCCACATCGTTGACCGGGTAGGAGGAGGCGATGCGTTCATGGCCGGTCTTATTTATGGCTGGCTCACCGGCAAGACCGACGAACAAACCGTGGAGTTTGCCGCGGCGGCCACGGCGCTCAAACACAGCATTGAAGGCGATGTGAACCTGGTGTCCGTCGAAGAGGTGGAGACACTGATGAAGGGTGAAAATATTGGAAAACTTTTACGATAA
- a CDS encoding bifunctional 4-hydroxy-2-oxoglutarate aldolase/2-dehydro-3-deoxy-phosphogluconate aldolase, giving the protein MTFSKQKIVETIKASGMVPLFTHDDPKDAQEVIEASYAGGVRVFEFTNRKKNSFEVFSHLLSAREKYPDLMLGIGTVMDGPTTKRFIDAGAHFIISPIMKPEMAEVCHAHDMLWIPGCATATEIVNAKQLGAEVIKIFPGSVLGPNFVSSIMPVVPDLQLMITGGVEPTEASLSSWFKAGAMCVGMGSQLFTKDILQQRNWPLLKQRVEETLRLVKAIRK; this is encoded by the coding sequence ATGACATTCAGCAAGCAAAAGATAGTGGAGACTATAAAAGCATCGGGCATGGTCCCGTTGTTCACGCACGACGATCCCAAAGATGCACAGGAAGTGATCGAAGCCTCCTATGCCGGTGGCGTTCGCGTGTTTGAGTTTACAAACCGTAAGAAAAATTCTTTCGAAGTGTTTTCACATTTGTTGAGTGCCCGCGAGAAGTACCCCGATCTCATGCTCGGCATTGGCACGGTGATGGATGGACCAACCACCAAGCGTTTCATCGATGCAGGCGCACACTTCATCATTTCTCCTATCATGAAACCCGAGATGGCCGAAGTCTGCCACGCTCACGACATGCTGTGGATCCCCGGCTGTGCCACCGCTACGGAGATTGTGAATGCGAAGCAGCTGGGTGCCGAGGTCATAAAAATTTTTCCGGGATCGGTGTTAGGTCCGAACTTTGTGTCGTCGATCATGCCCGTTGTGCCGGATCTGCAGCTCATGATCACGGGCGGCGTGGAACCCACCGAGGCAAGCCTTTCTTCCTGGTTCAAGGCAGGTGCCATGTGCGTGGGTATGGGTTCTCAACTGTTTACAAAAGATATACTTCAACAACGGAATTGGCCTTTGTTGAAACAACGCGTGGAAGAGACCTTGCGCCTGGTGAAGGCGATACGAAAATAA
- a CDS encoding MFS transporter, translating to MSQPVGKYRWVICALLFFATTINYIDRQVIGLLKPTLEQDFGWSETDYSNIVMAFSAAYALGLLLFGKIVDAIGTKMGYIVSVVFWSIAAMLHALVNTTLGFGAVRAFLGISEAGNFPTAIKATAEWFPKKERAFATGIFNSGSNIGAVVAPVMVPWILGMYGWRQAFVWTGALGFIWLIFWIIFYEIPSRQKRLSTEEFEYIHSDVDEKAEANIASPSWKTLLGIRQTWAFVFGKLLTDPIWWFFLFWLPSYFSEAYQIDLKKPNLQLVIVYTATTLGSIGGGYLSSYLIRRGWAVFKARKASMLFFALCVVPIMTAQFAGNVWIAVALISLAAAAHQAWSANVFTTVSDMFPKNAVSSVVGIGGMAGSIGGMLFPLLVGNLLDHYKAAGNITIGYNILFVICGFGYLLAWGMMHLLAPKMERVKL from the coding sequence CTGTCCCAACCTGTAGGCAAATACCGCTGGGTGATCTGTGCCCTGCTGTTCTTCGCCACGACCATCAATTACATCGACCGTCAGGTGATCGGGTTGCTGAAGCCAACGCTGGAGCAGGACTTTGGTTGGTCGGAGACGGACTACAGCAACATCGTGATGGCCTTCAGTGCAGCCTATGCGTTGGGTCTGTTGCTGTTTGGAAAGATCGTCGACGCGATCGGGACAAAGATGGGGTATATTGTTTCGGTGGTGTTCTGGAGCATCGCCGCCATGTTGCACGCGCTGGTGAATACAACGCTGGGGTTTGGCGCGGTGCGTGCGTTTCTCGGCATCAGTGAAGCAGGAAATTTTCCAACCGCCATCAAGGCCACGGCCGAATGGTTTCCAAAAAAGGAGCGCGCCTTTGCCACCGGTATTTTTAATTCCGGTTCCAATATCGGGGCCGTTGTGGCGCCAGTGATGGTTCCCTGGATATTGGGCATGTATGGATGGCGTCAGGCGTTTGTCTGGACAGGCGCCTTGGGATTTATCTGGCTGATTTTTTGGATTATTTTTTATGAAATTCCTTCCAGGCAAAAGCGATTGTCGACGGAAGAGTTTGAGTACATCCACAGCGATGTGGATGAGAAGGCCGAGGCAAACATCGCCTCGCCGTCGTGGAAGACGCTGCTGGGGATCCGTCAGACCTGGGCCTTTGTGTTTGGTAAATTGCTGACCGATCCGATCTGGTGGTTCTTTCTCTTTTGGTTGCCCTCTTATTTTTCCGAAGCCTACCAGATCGATCTGAAGAAGCCGAACCTGCAACTGGTCATCGTTTACACAGCGACGACGTTGGGGAGCATTGGTGGCGGTTATCTGTCTTCCTATTTGATCCGCCGAGGTTGGGCGGTGTTCAAAGCGCGTAAGGCGTCGATGTTATTTTTTGCTTTGTGTGTGGTCCCCATCATGACTGCGCAATTTGCGGGCAACGTGTGGATTGCTGTCGCCCTCATCAGCTTGGCTGCAGCGGCACACCAGGCCTGGAGTGCCAACGTATTTACGACGGTGTCGGACATGTTTCCAAAAAATGCGGTGAGTTCTGTTGTGGGCATCGGGGGTATGGCCGGATCGATTGGCGGCATGCTTTTTCCGTTGCTCGTGGGAAATTTGCTGGACCATTATAAAGCGGCGGGCAACATCACGATCGGGTATAACATTTTGTTTGTCATTTGCGGTTTTGGTTATTTGTTAGCCTGGGGGATGATGCATTTGCTGGCGCCGAAAATGGAGCGGGTAAAATTGTAG
- a CDS encoding hybrid sensor histidine kinase/response regulator transcription factor has translation MKKRLHLFLILSILVCDFEEICAQTEQYKFSHVNVNQGLSHNQIKCFLKDSRGFVWFGTLSGLNRYDGYAIKVFRNTAGDTTSIRNSDINKMFEDPDGRIWIATWTGIDVYDPATETFHHNPSVYLNRFGIPNGTINDIRKDSQGNFWFVHNTLGLFKFQATTQTLTPLFHKEADTTSIATNHIASLADDTHGNLWLVHKNGIVERADTKTGAVTYRSFALHNFLKSDDQRYVITVDADGDVWIFMADSNRGIFHFANDGKTFVHIDDRSSPLRLKTSIVRGIVQDNKGVIWVATDHGGINLIHKKEQQVTYLFTDPSDEKSLSQNSINTMYKDYEGIIWIGTFKQGVDYYHENIIRFNLYRHAPGATSLPFDDINAFVSDEKGNLWIGTNGGGLIFFDRERNRFTQYLHNPSNPQSISNNVIVSLRMGHDKKLWIGTYFGGLNMFDGVKFTRYKHDPDNPSSLADDNVWEILEDRQHQLWIGTLNQGLERFDQQTQKFHHYPIGENSVHSTYVPALMEDRDGNLWVGTGYGIDVMEKSTGKILHYLNDAKDPGSLSNNSVLFLLQDSRGLIWVGTHGGLNVFDARTKTFKHFTEEDGLPHNSILTLVEDRQRNLWVSTPHGLSNVVIGYDSVSQAIKISCKNYDESDGLQGRQFNDNAVGETPQGELVFGGSNGFNLFRPDEIGVNKNIPKVILTDLQIFNKSVKIGETLHKQVILERSIGETETITLPHNDNVFSLEFVALNYFHPQKSQYKYKLEGFSKDWLTTDGTQRKVTYTNLDPGDYTFLVTASNNEGVWNEKPARLKIVVLPPFWKTKTAFVLYVFIILGALLLSRQLILERERMKYRIEKERQEAQQLHELDMMKIKFFTNVSHEFRTPLTLILTPLERLLKTTRDDEQRGQFQLIHRNARRLLNLVNQLLDFRRLEVQEVKLNSSEGDIVAFVKEATLSFSDLSEKKNIELAFHTAVPSLETVFDKDKLEKILFNLLSNAFKFTPEGGKVDVAMALRVQEDESKWMEIKVKDTGIGVSAEKHEKIFERFFQNDLPRTMVNQGSGIGLSITREFVKAHNGTITVESAPNEGSCFTVRIPVVEISGEGVQDAQPQWEETTLSQPATAWVAPDSQSPQLKKPVLLLVEDNEDFRFYLKDNLKGQYQILEARNGSEGWEKVVQHLPDLVVSDVMMPVMNGIELCKKIKNDPAVSHTPVVLLTARTNEEQKMEGFEIGADDYVTKPFNFEILQSRIRNLIHQRELFHKEFRKQIEVKATDINITSLDEKLIKNAIKAVEDQLENPDFSVEDLSRELGMSRVHLYKKLLALTGKAPLEFIRTIRLQRSAQLLEKSQLTISEVAYKVGFNSPKYFAKYFKDEFGMLPSAYVATKKNGPAPAAG, from the coding sequence GTGAAGAAGAGACTACACCTGTTCCTGATTCTGTCGATCCTCGTATGCGATTTTGAGGAGATTTGTGCGCAAACGGAGCAATACAAGTTTTCGCACGTCAACGTGAACCAAGGGCTGTCCCACAACCAGATCAAGTGCTTTCTCAAAGACAGCCGCGGTTTTGTGTGGTTTGGCACCCTTTCGGGATTGAATCGCTACGACGGCTACGCCATCAAAGTCTTCCGCAACACTGCGGGCGACACCACCTCCATCCGCAACAGCGATATCAACAAAATGTTTGAGGACCCCGATGGCAGGATCTGGATCGCTACCTGGACCGGCATCGATGTGTATGATCCCGCAACCGAAACCTTTCATCATAACCCCAGCGTCTACCTTAACCGCTTCGGCATTCCCAACGGCACCATCAACGATATTCGCAAAGACAGCCAGGGGAATTTCTGGTTTGTACACAACACCCTGGGGCTTTTCAAATTCCAGGCGACCACCCAAACCCTGACCCCGCTCTTTCACAAAGAAGCCGATACCACCTCGATCGCCACCAATCACATTGCATCCCTGGCCGACGACACCCATGGAAATCTCTGGCTCGTGCACAAGAACGGCATCGTGGAAAGGGCGGACACAAAAACAGGCGCCGTTACGTATCGCAGTTTTGCATTGCACAACTTTCTGAAGAGCGACGACCAGCGATATGTCATCACCGTGGACGCCGACGGCGACGTGTGGATCTTTATGGCCGACAGCAACCGGGGGATCTTTCATTTTGCCAACGACGGGAAAACTTTTGTTCACATCGACGACCGTTCATCGCCGCTGCGATTGAAGACCAGCATTGTGCGGGGCATCGTGCAAGACAACAAGGGGGTGATCTGGGTGGCGACCGATCATGGGGGCATCAACCTGATCCATAAAAAAGAGCAGCAGGTCACCTACCTGTTCACCGATCCCTCCGATGAAAAGAGCCTGAGTCAGAACAGTATCAATACCATGTACAAGGATTACGAGGGTATTATCTGGATTGGCACTTTTAAACAAGGCGTGGACTATTACCACGAAAACATTATCCGCTTCAACCTCTACCGGCATGCTCCCGGCGCGACGAGTTTACCCTTTGATGACATCAACGCATTTGTGAGCGACGAGAAAGGCAACTTGTGGATCGGCACCAACGGCGGCGGCCTCATTTTTTTTGACCGTGAACGAAACCGGTTTACGCAATACCTTCATAACCCCAGCAACCCGCAAAGCATCAGCAACAATGTGATCGTGAGTCTGCGGATGGGGCATGATAAGAAATTATGGATCGGCACCTACTTCGGCGGCCTCAACATGTTCGACGGTGTAAAGTTCACGCGCTACAAACATGATCCCGACAATCCGTCGAGCCTTGCCGATGACAATGTGTGGGAGATTTTGGAAGACCGGCAACATCAACTTTGGATCGGCACATTAAACCAGGGGCTTGAGCGGTTCGATCAACAAACCCAAAAATTCCATCACTACCCGATCGGTGAAAATTCCGTTCACTCCACCTACGTCCCGGCGTTGATGGAGGACAGGGATGGCAATTTGTGGGTGGGCACCGGTTATGGCATCGATGTCATGGAAAAATCTACCGGCAAAATACTGCACTACCTCAATGATGCGAAAGACCCCGGCAGTTTGAGCAACAACAGCGTGCTTTTCCTGCTGCAGGACAGCCGCGGGTTGATTTGGGTTGGAACGCACGGCGGGCTCAATGTTTTCGATGCACGCACCAAAACGTTCAAACATTTTACGGAAGAAGATGGCTTGCCCCATAATTCCATTCTTACATTGGTGGAAGATCGCCAGCGGAATTTGTGGGTGAGCACACCACATGGACTTTCCAATGTTGTCATAGGCTATGACTCCGTCTCGCAGGCCATAAAAATTTCCTGCAAGAACTACGATGAGTCGGATGGATTGCAAGGCCGGCAATTCAATGACAACGCTGTGGGAGAAACCCCACAGGGTGAACTTGTTTTCGGGGGATCGAACGGCTTCAACCTTTTCCGCCCGGATGAGATCGGTGTCAACAAAAACATTCCCAAGGTCATCCTCACCGATTTGCAGATTTTCAACAAAAGCGTGAAGATCGGGGAGACGCTTCACAAGCAAGTGATCCTGGAGCGATCCATCGGCGAGACAGAGACGATCACACTGCCCCACAACGACAATGTATTCTCCCTCGAATTCGTGGCGCTCAACTATTTCCATCCTCAAAAGAGTCAATACAAATACAAGCTGGAAGGCTTCAGCAAAGATTGGCTCACCACCGACGGCACGCAACGCAAAGTGACCTACACCAACCTGGATCCAGGCGACTACACGTTTCTCGTGACAGCATCCAACAACGAGGGTGTCTGGAACGAAAAGCCGGCGCGACTGAAGATCGTCGTGCTGCCGCCCTTCTGGAAAACAAAGACGGCCTTTGTACTCTATGTGTTTATCATCCTGGGCGCGTTGTTGCTTTCGCGTCAGCTCATCCTGGAGCGCGAGCGTATGAAATACCGGATTGAAAAGGAACGGCAGGAAGCGCAACAGCTTCATGAATTGGACATGATGAAGATAAAATTCTTCACCAACGTAAGCCATGAATTCCGAACACCGCTCACGCTCATCCTAACCCCGCTGGAGCGCTTGCTGAAGACCACCAGGGACGACGAGCAACGCGGACAATTTCAACTCATCCACCGCAATGCCCGCCGTTTGCTCAACCTCGTGAATCAACTTCTTGATTTTCGTCGCCTGGAGGTGCAGGAAGTGAAACTGAACAGTTCCGAAGGCGACATCGTGGCGTTTGTGAAAGAAGCGACGCTTTCGTTTTCCGATTTGTCGGAAAAGAAAAATATCGAACTCGCTTTCCATACCGCGGTGCCTTCTTTGGAGACCGTGTTTGATAAAGACAAACTGGAGAAGATCCTGTTCAACCTTTTATCGAACGCCTTCAAATTTACACCCGAGGGGGGCAAGGTGGATGTGGCCATGGCGTTGCGCGTGCAGGAAGACGAGTCGAAATGGATGGAAATAAAAGTGAAGGACACAGGCATTGGCGTGTCGGCCGAAAAACACGAAAAGATCTTCGAGCGGTTTTTCCAAAATGACCTGCCGCGCACGATGGTGAACCAGGGAAGTGGTATTGGACTGTCCATCACGCGGGAGTTTGTGAAAGCCCACAACGGCACCATCACGGTGGAGAGCGCACCAAACGAAGGAAGCTGCTTTACGGTGAGGATCCCCGTCGTTGAGATCTCGGGCGAAGGCGTACAGGATGCTCAGCCGCAATGGGAAGAGACCACACTAAGCCAACCCGCGACGGCGTGGGTTGCCCCCGATAGCCAGTCACCCCAACTCAAAAAACCGGTGCTGCTGTTGGTGGAGGACAACGAGGATTTCCGGTTCTATCTGAAAGACAATTTGAAAGGACAATACCAGATCCTGGAGGCCCGCAACGGCAGCGAAGGCTGGGAAAAAGTTGTGCAGCATCTACCCGACCTGGTGGTGAGCGATGTGATGATGCCGGTGATGAACGGGATCGAGTTGTGCAAGAAGATCAAAAACGATCCCGCTGTTTCACACACGCCCGTCGTGTTGCTGACGGCACGCACCAACGAGGAACAAAAAATGGAAGGCTTCGAGATCGGCGCCGACGACTACGTGACGAAGCCTTTTAACTTCGAAATTCTACAGTCGCGTATCCGCAACCTGATCCATCAGCGGGAATTGTTCCACAAGGAGTTTCGCAAGCAGATCGAGGTCAAGGCCACCGACATCAACATCACCTCGCTGGACGAGAAACTGATCAAGAATGCCATCAAGGCGGTGGAAGATCAATTGGAGAACCCCGACTTTTCCGTGGAGGACCTGAGTCGCGAGCTGGGGATGAGCCGGGTGCACCTGTATAAAAAGCTGTTGGCCCTTACGGGAAAAGCGCCCCTGGAGTTTATCCGCACCATTCGCCTGCAACGGTCGGCGCAACTGCTGGAGAAAAGCCAGCTCACCATTTCGGAGGTGGCCTATAAGGTGGGCTTCAACAGCCCGAAGTATTTTGCCAAATATTTCAAGGACGAGTTCGGGATGCTTCCGTCCGCTTACGTAGCCACAAAAAAGAATGGTCCGGCGCCCGCGGCAGGCTGA
- a CDS encoding VCBS repeat-containing protein, producing MAYRFMTSMRTYIVLAAALSGLLSCSKPASETKKTLFQKLEPEQTGVSFSNLNHEGEGQHILAYEYFYNGGGVAVGDINNDGYVDLYFSSNQGENKLYLNKGNFTFEDITEKAGVTAKSGWKTGVAMVDINADGYLDIYVCRSGPQHEMLRQNALYINNGNLTFTNKAKEFGLDDNSYSTQAAFLDYDRDGDLDMFLLNHSRLTISNSYDITQRYKTTRVPYVGNKLFRNDNQKFVDVSDVMGIYGPASNYGLGIVYGDLNADGWPDLYTSNDYTEKDNVLLNDHGRFFNEVSDSLLTHMSQFSMGVDMADVNNDGRLDLVTLDMLPDNNQRQKEFFWPDRYDVYAAMVKSGRHHQYMRNMLHLNNGDGTFSEIGQLAGISNTDWSWSALIADYDNDGWQDLFISNGFKRNFTSNDFLRYKIDLAIKAQKGQRDATLQDVLNKMPSSKEHNYMFHNTNGIQFEDLSDAWGFAPKNLTNGTAYADLDNDGDLDLVMNNLDETAGIYRNDAGSTLQNHYLNIRLQGNDKNTAGLGSTVTVFAGGQTLKRTMCPYRGFQSSVEPMLFFGLGKLSTIDSLVVDWPKGEQQKLTNVTADRVLVLQQKDAAVQEEEKKISTPAWFTKVENAIPFRHKENDYIDFKVQSLLPRMYSTEGPALASADINGDGLADVFAGGAKGQRSAVFLQHKDGTFAAKSQTWKDDQSENTDAVFFDMDNDGDQDLYVVSGGYEYDTTDVALGDHLYRNDGKGNFKDVALPRMLNSGSCARPADIDHDGDLDLFVGGRIIPGRYPEAPRSYVLLNDGKGNFSEHTPTIAPDLIRPGMVTDATWLDVNRDEWADLIVVGEWMPVKVYLNDKGKLKDQSALYIKEKTEGWWNRILMEDLDGDGDKDLVIGNFGMNNQFKATPGQPVSLFALDLDNNGSIDPLMSYFIGGKSYPMPTRDELTDQVPSFKKKFPDYGRYTQATLQTMLTPEDLKKGQMFEAVTFETSWFENTGAGFVRRSLPIQIQFAPVLALAFLDVNGDGHGDLVTGGNLSRTRSRFGKATGNFGTALLGDGHGHFRAADPLETGLCLRGDARRMILLDGKTLLVGMNNDFPQVYKH from the coding sequence TTGGCGTACCGCTTCATGACCAGCATGCGAACCTACATCGTCCTTGCCGCGGCACTCTCCGGGTTGCTTTCCTGTAGCAAGCCTGCTTCCGAAACCAAGAAGACCCTTTTCCAGAAGCTGGAACCGGAACAAACCGGTGTCTCATTCTCCAACCTGAACCATGAAGGGGAGGGGCAACACATTCTCGCCTACGAATATTTTTATAACGGGGGCGGCGTAGCCGTGGGCGATATTAACAACGATGGATATGTCGACTTGTATTTCTCATCCAATCAAGGAGAAAACAAACTTTACCTGAACAAAGGGAATTTCACCTTCGAAGACATCACCGAAAAAGCCGGCGTGACAGCCAAAAGCGGTTGGAAGACCGGCGTAGCCATGGTGGATATCAACGCCGACGGATACCTGGATATTTATGTGTGTCGTTCCGGACCGCAGCATGAAATGCTCCGGCAAAATGCGCTGTACATCAACAACGGGAACCTCACCTTCACCAACAAAGCCAAGGAATTCGGTCTGGACGATAACTCCTATTCAACCCAGGCCGCCTTCCTGGATTACGATCGCGACGGAGACCTCGACATGTTTCTGCTCAATCACTCGCGGCTCACCATCTCCAATTCGTACGACATCACCCAGCGCTACAAGACCACACGCGTGCCGTATGTAGGGAACAAGTTATTTCGCAACGACAACCAAAAGTTTGTCGATGTGAGCGATGTGATGGGGATCTATGGCCCCGCCTCTAACTATGGATTGGGCATTGTGTATGGGGACTTGAACGCCGATGGCTGGCCCGATCTCTACACTTCAAACGACTACACCGAAAAAGACAACGTGCTTTTGAACGACCACGGCCGTTTCTTCAACGAAGTGAGCGACAGCCTGCTCACCCACATGTCGCAATTTTCCATGGGCGTAGACATGGCCGATGTGAACAACGACGGCCGCCTCGACCTGGTCACGCTGGACATGTTGCCCGACAACAATCAACGCCAAAAGGAATTCTTTTGGCCCGATCGCTACGACGTCTACGCCGCCATGGTGAAAAGCGGGCGACACCATCAGTACATGCGCAACATGCTGCACCTCAACAACGGTGACGGTACGTTTTCCGAGATCGGGCAACTGGCCGGCATCTCCAATACCGACTGGAGCTGGTCGGCGCTCATTGCCGACTATGACAACGACGGGTGGCAGGACTTGTTTATCTCCAATGGCTTCAAACGCAATTTCACCAGCAACGATTTTCTTCGCTACAAGATCGATCTGGCCATCAAAGCACAGAAAGGACAACGCGATGCCACGTTGCAAGATGTGCTCAATAAAATGCCCTCGAGCAAGGAGCACAATTACATGTTCCATAATACGAACGGAATCCAATTTGAGGACCTGAGCGACGCCTGGGGCTTTGCACCAAAAAATCTGACCAACGGAACTGCTTATGCCGATCTCGACAACGACGGTGATCTGGATCTGGTGATGAATAACCTCGATGAAACGGCCGGCATCTACCGCAACGATGCGGGCAGTACCCTGCAAAATCATTATCTCAACATTCGCTTGCAGGGAAACGACAAGAACACCGCAGGGTTGGGTAGCACCGTGACGGTGTTTGCCGGAGGCCAAACCTTGAAACGAACGATGTGTCCTTATCGTGGCTTTCAGTCCTCGGTGGAGCCGATGTTGTTTTTTGGATTGGGCAAGCTGTCAACGATCGATTCACTCGTGGTGGACTGGCCGAAGGGAGAACAGCAAAAGTTAACAAACGTGACGGCCGACCGCGTGTTGGTGTTGCAACAAAAGGATGCCGCCGTGCAAGAAGAAGAAAAAAAGATCTCAACGCCAGCATGGTTCACGAAGGTTGAAAATGCCATTCCCTTCCGGCACAAGGAGAATGACTACATCGATTTTAAAGTGCAATCCCTGCTGCCCCGCATGTATTCAACGGAAGGACCGGCATTGGCTTCCGCCGATATTAATGGCGACGGCCTGGCCGATGTATTTGCAGGGGGAGCAAAAGGACAACGCAGCGCCGTCTTTCTTCAGCACAAGGACGGAACCTTTGCAGCGAAATCACAAACCTGGAAGGATGACCAATCTGAAAATACAGATGCTGTTTTCTTCGACATGGACAACGATGGCGACCAGGACCTCTATGTTGTGAGCGGCGGCTATGAATATGATACTACCGACGTCGCCCTAGGCGATCATCTGTATCGGAATGATGGAAAAGGAAATTTCAAAGATGTAGCCTTGCCACGGATGCTCAACAGCGGTTCTTGCGCCAGGCCTGCCGACATTGACCACGACGGCGATCTCGACCTGTTTGTAGGAGGAAGAATAATTCCAGGCCGTTATCCCGAAGCTCCACGCAGCTATGTATTGTTGAATGACGGCAAAGGAAATTTTTCCGAGCACACCCCAACGATAGCACCCGACCTCATCCGCCCGGGCATGGTAACGGACGCAACATGGCTGGATGTGAACCGCGATGAGTGGGCAGACCTTATTGTAGTAGGGGAGTGGATGCCGGTGAAGGTGTATCTGAATGACAAAGGAAAACTGAAAGACCAGTCAGCGCTCTATATTAAAGAGAAAACCGAAGGCTGGTGGAATCGCATCCTGATGGAAGACCTCGATGGTGACGGTGACAAAGACCTGGTGATTGGAAATTTTGGAATGAACAATCAATTCAAAGCCACTCCGGGACAACCGGTCTCGTTGTTTGCTTTGGATCTCGATAACAACGGCTCCATCGACCCGCTGATGAGCTATTTCATCGGTGGAAAATCCTATCCCATGCCCACGCGTGATGAATTGACCGATCAGGTGCCATCCTTCAAAAAGAAATTCCCCGACTATGGCCGGTACACGCAGGCCACGCTTCAAACCATGCTCACACCGGAAGATTTGAAGAAAGGGCAGATGTTTGAGGCCGTCACTTTCGAAACCAGTTGGTTTGAAAACACGGGCGCAGGCTTCGTGAGGCGATCACTGCCCATCCAAATTCAATTTGCTCCCGTACTGGCCCTGGCCTTTCTGGATGTTAACGGCGACGGCCACGGCGATCTCGTGACCGGCGGCAACCTTTCGCGCACGCGGTCGCGTTTTGGCAAAGCGACTGGAAATTTTGGTACCGCATTGTTGGGCGATGGCCACGGCCATTTCCGCGCAGCCGACCCGTTAGAAACCGGCCTTTGCCTTCGCGGCGATGCCCGCCGCATGATCCTCCTGGATGGTAAAACCCTGCTCGTGGGAATGAACAACGACTTCCCCCAAGTCTATAAACATTGA